From the genome of Maridesulfovibrio ferrireducens:
CGTCCTTCGTTTGAAGGAAGGATCTGGTCTGTGATCAGAAACGCAATAGAGCGCGAGTGGTCGGCAATGACCTGTAGCGCTGTGTCTATTTCGCCGTCTTCTTTATATTTTACGCCGGCTTTTTTGGCGATAGCCTGAATCATCGGCTGAAACAGGTCTGTTTCATAATTTGATTGTACGCCCTGACATACAGCGGTAATTCTTTCCAGTCCCATACCCGTATCAATGGAAGGGCGCGGAAGCGGAACTCGGTTACCTTCTCCATCCTGATCGTACTGCATGAAAACGAGGTTCCATATTTCAAGGAAGCGGTCACAATCACATTTTCCGATCCCGCAATTGGGACCGCAAGTCATGTTCTCGCCCTGATCAATATGTACTTCGGAGCAAGGACCACAAGGACCAGTGTCACCCATGGACCAGAAGTTTTCTTTTTCGCCCAGTTTGAAGATTCGATCAGCCGGGACATTAACAACTTTCTGCCAGAGTTCTCCAGCTTCATCGTCGTCTTTATAAATAGTTATATAAAGTTTGTCTTTGGGCAGCTTCAGTTCCTCAGTGAGGAATTTCCAGCAAAATTTGATAGCGTCTTCTTTAAAGTAGTCGCCAAAAGAAAAATTGCCGAGCATTTCAAAAAAAGTGTGGTGACGGGCAGTACGGCCTACATTTTCGAGGTCGTTGTGCTTTCCACCGACGCGCAAACATTTCTGTGAAGTTGTTGCGCGGACGTAGTCTCTTTGTTCCTGTCCAAGAAAAGTCTTTTTAAACTGGACCATTCCTGCGTTGGTGAACAGCAGGGATGGATCGTCTTTTGGGACTAGAGATGAACTTGAAACAATTTCATGTCCGTTATTTTTGAAAAAAGTAAGGAATCTTTCTCTGATTTCACTGGCCTTCATGGGCTGTCTCCGTAAAAAACTCTAATATCGTGAATATTCTAAGTAAGCATATTTAAAACCCCGGGAGGCCGAGGTTATTTATCATCGGGCCAACAGGCTTTACTCGTCAGAAGTAGTTGCGTCAACCTTCACCTCAGGGGCTTCTTTCATGCCGAGGTGAACGAGGATTTTGTCTTCTATCTCCTGTCGTAATTCAGGAGTGTCTATCAAGAATTGGCGGACGTTTTCCTTGCCCTGTCCAAGTCTCTCTGAGCCGTAAGCATACCATGCTCCACTTTTATCAATAATTCCGTAATCCACACCGAGATCAAGAATTTCGCCTTCGCGGGACATTCCTGTTCCATAAAGTATGTCTACAAGAGCTTCTCTGAAAGGCGGTGCAACTTTATTTTTAACAATTTTGATACGGGTGCGTGAACCGAAAACTTCCTCTTTATCTTTGAGGGTCTGGATTCTGCGGATATCAAAACGTACTGATGCGTAGAATTTAAGGGCGTTACCACCGGATGTTGTTTCGGGGTTGCCGTATCCTGCCATACCGATTTTCATACGGATCTGGTTGATAAACAATACAACAGAATTAGATTTATGGATAGTACCGGTCAGCTTTCTAAGGGCATGAGACATAAGTCTTGCCTGTCCGCCGACCTGAGTTTCACCCATGTTGCCTTCAAGCTCAGCCTGCGGAATAAGTGCCGCAACGGAGTCGATTACGACGATATCAACTGCGCCGGAACGAACCAGCAGGTCAGTGATTTCCAAAGCCTGTTCGCCGTAGTCCGGCTGTGAAATAAGCAGTTCGTCGGTGTTTACGCCGAGTCTTTGAGCATATTTAACATCAAGAGCGTGTTCTGCATCAACAAAGGCAGCGGTTCCACCGTTTTTCTGACATTCTGCAATTACATGCAGGGCCAGTGTTGTCTTACCTGATGATTCCGGTCCGTAAACTTCGGTGACTCTACCTTTAGGAATCCCACCGATACCCAAAGCCAGATCAAGGCTTATAGAACCTGTCGGGATGACCGGGATAGCTTGTATAGCACCTGAATCAAGGCGCATGATTGAGCCTTTACCGAACTTGCGTTCAATAGTTGTAAGTGCTGTGCTCAGGGCTTCTTTACGGAGCTCTTCGGGGTTTGCGGCTTTTCTGCTCATGTATTCTCCAGTTTGGGGTTGGACGTTTCAACGCATTTTTTTTCCAGTGATTGTCACATGCACAAGAAGCCTTTACGGCGAGATGCGGTGGTCTCCGTCCAGACGAATCAAGCAACTGCTTCCGATACCAAATAGCTCGTAATAACGCAATCTCAAACGTTCATATTAATTATTATGAGATTATTTAATTTGGTTATAGAAAAATGCAGAATCAGCCTTTTATAGGGGGTTGTCACCACTTTTCGAGCTTGATGATCAGTTGCAGTTTACTTCGAATGAGGTTACAAGCCGCCCCATGAACACTCGATATGACGCTTTAGCTCTCTTTTCAGGGGGCCTCGATAGTATACTGGCATGCAAGGTTATTCAGGATCAGGGACTTAAGGTCCTAGGTATTCATTTCATCACTCCTTTTTTCGGCAATCCTGAGAAGATTGAAGATTGGCAGGAAATTTATGGTGTTGATATACTTCCTGTTGATATAAGCTCTAAATATATAAAAATGATGCTTGATGTTCCCGCTCACGGCATGGGTAAACTTGTTAATCCCTGTGTGGATTGCAAGATTATGATGCTTCGTCATGCCCATTCTCTGATGGATGAATTCGGAGCTAAATTTATTATTTCCGGTGAAGTTGTGGGGCAGAGGCCTATGTCGCAACGGCAGGAAGCTCTAAATTCAATCAGAAATGATGCGGAAGTAAGAGACGTGTTGCTGCGCCCTTTATGCGCTAAAAGTCAGTTAATCACTCCTTGTGAAGAATCCGGCCTTGTAGACAGGGAGAAGCTTCCGCATATCAGCGGCCGTGGACGTAAAGAGCAGCTTGCAATGGCCAAAGCATATGGATTTAAGGTTATTCCTACACCTGCGGGAGGCTGTAAGCTTACTGAATATGAAAATGCAGCTCGCTTTCTGCCGCTTCTGCGGAATCTTAAAGAGCCTGATGTTAATTTTTTCAAGCTGACGACAGTAGGTCGACAGTATTGGGCCGGTAATAAACTGCTCGCAATCGGCAGGAATCAAGACGACAATGAGAACATTGAAAAATTATTCAATGATGGGGATTATGTTTTTGAAGTAAAGGATTTCCCCGGTCCTTTAAGTCTTGGACGCGCTCTCAATCCTGAAGGATGGACCGAGCGTGAGATTTTAGACGCAGCAGCTATGACGGCTTCTTTTTCACCGAAGGCCCGTAATTCCGGCGGTGAAGTGGTTGTGAATGTCATCGGTCCTGATGGAAATAAAGACGTTTCGGTTTTACCCTCCAGAGAGACTGAGACCGTTTTTGCGGGACCGAATCTTGAGGGCCTTAAAGAATGGAAGATCGAACGCGAAAACTTTAGACTTAAAAATATTGAGCTTAAAAAAATTGAAGGTGATAATTTGGCGCTGGGAAAAAATGACTAATTTTGCTATTATAAAAGCTTATTCCAATGCCGGAGGATTTAATGGTTTCTAACGCGATATATTTTTTTCTCAGTATTTTTCTGCTTTGGTTCGGTGCGGACTGGATTGTTGAGTCTGCGTCTAAGATTGCTAAAAAATATAAAGTTTCCGATCTTGTTGTAGGTCTGACCATTGTTGCTTTCGGAACATCCGCTCCTGAATTTTTGGTTACAGCCACCGCAGCTTTTAAGGGACTTTCGGATTTATCCTTATCCAATGTAGTCGGTTCAAATATTTTTAATCTAGGTTTTATTTTAGGGTTGATGGCTTTAATTAAGCCGCTTCCAACAACTCGTGCGCTGGCCTTTCGTGATACTCCGTTGTTGCTTGCGACAACTGCTTTGATTCTGGGGCTTGCCTATTTCGGTAATCTCGGACGCGGAGCAGGAGTGCTGCTGATCTCTATTCTGCTCGGATATATTATTTATCTGATTGTGCACAGTAAACGGGCGGCCAAAGCTATGTCCGGTATTCCTCAGGTAGAGGAAGAAGTTTGCGAAATCCGTGTAATTGACTGGGTGAAATTAGCTGCCGGATTTGTAGGAATTGCGCTCGGCGGTGACTTTATGGTTGAATCCGCTTCTGCCATCGCAACTCATTTCGGTGTTTCCAACTGGGTTATAGGTATGACCATTGTTGCTGCCGGAACATCTTTGCCGGAATTGGTAACCTGCCTTGCCGCATCTTTAAAAGGACGTAATGAAATGTTGCTCGGTAATCTTATCGGCAGTGATTTCTTCAACTTTGCCGGAGTGCTGGGACTAACTTGCATATTGCGGCCGCTTGAGGTTTCTCCTGAAGCTATGCCGGGGCTTACCATACTTGTTGCCATGGTGGCGTTGGTTCTTTTGTTTATTCGCACAGGCTGGAAAGTTTCCCGTACGGAAGGGGCTATTCTTATTACCCTAAGTTTGCTTCGCTGGGTTCAGGATTTTATGACTTAGTCCTGACTGTTTAAATTTAGATTGAACAAGTAAAATCCTCCGTCCGAATACCGGGCGGAGGATTTGTTGTTTCTGTATGTTATTACTAAGCAACAACTAAACTTTTTTTGGGAAGTAAATCTCTTAACACGTAGTGACGGTGGTAAGACGTTGCTTGATAAAATCTATAGAGAGGGGAGTTGAGAGCACCATGAGAGTCATCGTTTCCATGCATTTTTGCTTTTTTATCAAGCCATTCCTTTCCGAGATAGTCAGGGAAGGGTTCATTGGATCCGAAGATGGCTTTTTGTGATACAGCTTCAATCCATTTGTTACTGCGTTCTTTTTCGGGCCCTTCGAAAGCTAGAATTTCGGAAACAGCATTTTTTATGTTGTTGAATGGGATGGGGTCTCTGTCTGTTAATCCGGATTTTTTCTGCGTGTACTTAACAAACATACCATGTAGTGCTTCACATCCTTCCAGGAACGTTGCGTGGTTATCTCGCCATGCACAGTGTTTACCCGTTTCTTCGTAAATATATCTCCATTTTAGATATGGGCGATCCGGGAAGGTACAAGCTGCTCCGTGTCCTAACGCACCTGAAAGATTTTCGGCGAACCATGATTTGATATTTTCGATTAATCCAGAATCTTCAGGGTAATTTCGCATGAAATCATGTTGCTTTTTTTTGATGTATTTGATTGTTTCAGGTTTGTGTTTTTCTAAGTCGAATTCAAAGCTGTCATTTTCAATTCTGTTATGGCGTGAGCTTATTCCGCTGAAATCATAGTGTGAAAAGGTGTCAGCATAAACATGAGCAGCGACCCCCATCAACTCATCTGAAAAATCTTCGTTTTGCGCAAGGTGATTGTTAACCATCTCCCTAGCAAGAACGCTGTCTTTTAAGCAAACAAGGCGTTTTGAAAAATTACCGCCTGCGACATTTCCGGGTAAAAAGTGAAAGGGAACCCAAATCAATCGCTGGTCTTCCTTGTCTAGATTCTTGAG
Proteins encoded in this window:
- the recA gene encoding recombinase RecA codes for the protein MSRKAANPEELRKEALSTALTTIERKFGKGSIMRLDSGAIQAIPVIPTGSISLDLALGIGGIPKGRVTEVYGPESSGKTTLALHVIAECQKNGGTAAFVDAEHALDVKYAQRLGVNTDELLISQPDYGEQALEITDLLVRSGAVDIVVIDSVAALIPQAELEGNMGETQVGGQARLMSHALRKLTGTIHKSNSVVLFINQIRMKIGMAGYGNPETTSGGNALKFYASVRFDIRRIQTLKDKEEVFGSRTRIKIVKNKVAPPFREALVDILYGTGMSREGEILDLGVDYGIIDKSGAWYAYGSERLGQGKENVRQFLIDTPELRQEIEDKILVHLGMKEAPEVKVDATTSDE
- a CDS encoding tRNA(5-methylaminomethyl-2-thiouridylate) methyltransferase is translated as MSPLFELDDQLQFTSNEVTSRPMNTRYDALALFSGGLDSILACKVIQDQGLKVLGIHFITPFFGNPEKIEDWQEIYGVDILPVDISSKYIKMMLDVPAHGMGKLVNPCVDCKIMMLRHAHSLMDEFGAKFIISGEVVGQRPMSQRQEALNSIRNDAEVRDVLLRPLCAKSQLITPCEESGLVDREKLPHISGRGRKEQLAMAKAYGFKVIPTPAGGCKLTEYENAARFLPLLRNLKEPDVNFFKLTTVGRQYWAGNKLLAIGRNQDDNENIEKLFNDGDYVFEVKDFPGPLSLGRALNPEGWTEREILDAAAMTASFSPKARNSGGEVVVNVIGPDGNKDVSVLPSRETETVFAGPNLEGLKEWKIERENFRLKNIELKKIEGDNLALGKND
- a CDS encoding calcium/sodium antiporter translates to MVSNAIYFFLSIFLLWFGADWIVESASKIAKKYKVSDLVVGLTIVAFGTSAPEFLVTATAAFKGLSDLSLSNVVGSNIFNLGFILGLMALIKPLPTTRALAFRDTPLLLATTALILGLAYFGNLGRGAGVLLISILLGYIIYLIVHSKRAAKAMSGIPQVEEEVCEIRVIDWVKLAAGFVGIALGGDFMVESASAIATHFGVSNWVIGMTIVAAGTSLPELVTCLAASLKGRNEMLLGNLIGSDFFNFAGVLGLTCILRPLEVSPEAMPGLTILVAMVALVLLFIRTGWKVSRTEGAILITLSLLRWVQDFMT
- a CDS encoding DUF6765 family protein, with the protein product MQKDMHYYGTYVMARSTGISPIKAQVIASAAQFVDDNATKKSLEFKDGGALHSRASAHHAFNLKNLDKEDQRLIWVPFHFLPGNVAGGNFSKRLVCLKDSVLAREMVNNHLAQNEDFSDELMGVAAHVYADTFSHYDFSGISSRHNRIENDSFEFDLEKHKPETIKYIKKKQHDFMRNYPEDSGLIENIKSWFAENLSGALGHGAACTFPDRPYLKWRYIYEETGKHCAWRDNHATFLEGCEALHGMFVKYTQKKSGLTDRDPIPFNNIKNAVSEILAFEGPEKERSNKWIEAVSQKAIFGSNEPFPDYLGKEWLDKKAKMHGNDDSHGALNSPLYRFYQATSYHRHYVLRDLLPKKSLVVA